The following proteins are encoded in a genomic region of Cryptococcus neoformans var. neoformans JEC21 chromosome 2 sequence:
- a CDS encoding protein-vacuolar targeting-related protein, putative, which translates to MSIPHSAYDPRRVFRFNVPHFEIGPKARSVGTYLSGGLFALSYFLLFDAATLSSHAKPPPDAPYDVVPVHMAFVDWIPAICTTLGFIITSLLDKSHLTSAFSSDPWAHEGSAAWRARVVLFIGVALMAGGLAGSLCVLILKYIVPDYTGYTYYGAANVATNVGIMVSAMILWISQSGSDEYEYQLTV; encoded by the exons ATGTCCATTCCACACTCGGCCTACGATCCTCGCCGCGTATTCCGTTTCAACGTCCCCCACTTTGAAATCGGTCCCAAAGCACGCTCAGTCGGAACATACCTCTCCGGTGGTCTC TTCGCACTCTCATATTTCCTCCTGTTCGACGCCGCTACCCTCTCATCCCACGCAAAACCCCCTCCAGACGCACCTTACGATGTTGTACCAGTACACATGGCGTTTGTCGACTGGATCCCTGCCATCTGCACTACCC TTGGGTTCATCATAACCTCCCTCCTCGATAAATCTCACCTCAcctccgccttctcctccgaCCCATGGGCACATGAAGGTTCCGCTGCCTGGCGTGCAAGGGtggtcctcttcatcgGGGTAGCCTTGATGGCCGGCGGTCTCGCTGGGAGTCTT TGTGTCCTCATTCTCAAATATATTGTCCCCGATTACACCGGGTACACCTATTACGGCGCCGCTAACGTGGCTACCAATGTTGGCATCATGGTCTC AGCCATGATACTCTGGATCTCGCAAAGCGGCAGCGACGAGTACGAGTATCAACTCACTGTCTAA
- a CDS encoding exonuclease, putative has translation MGISGLLPLLKEVSVHGHISEFKGKKLAVDGYVWLHKGAFGCAEDLVKGKKSTKFVEYAMYRVRFLRHHGIEPFLVFDGGPLPAKKGTEVSRAKTRLENLEKARSLEAQGRMKEAKEAYTRCVDVTPEMAYQLIKALRAENVDYVVAPYEADAQLCFLEREGYVDGIITEDSDLLVFGCKKVIFKLDKDGQCVWIHRDRLAMVREFPMHGWTDVHFRRMAMLSGCDYLDSIPGIGIKTAHRLMRRFNSVEKLLQHIRLEGTYLVPPTYLSDFAQAELAFLYQRVYDPSLGRLVHLNPLPPASTGFQLGDEGEKWVGVDVEEGLARRMARGDVHPETGMGIVDAWPEFASGAEGAGGAEEKWGSGSGVGNLGEKRQAKAEGVHVQGPMDAFITRYKKPKHRHPKHDCPDYLDHSNREQQQIKSKLAPIHQPVGTYTSGASRLSDQLALRPLAENVMGDGERGCTAEKVEVMSKFFGGRGKRQQVRKRQKEEVDGDGSEEKIELKWEEEEEEGGGRIHSLSHSLTSTSTPTRIQQGRRSPSPAISSLISSSPPAPPRIASQSCLSSQSCSPCPSPSLSPVISPSFSSCSRQRFISQTQYITSPPAAECSSPPVLDFPFSSLAEGEQVKQEVNVGRPWKKETETETFEPGSSFGTLVPPTSSPTAPLPLSLSLSSTLPPTHRLSNQRYEAAGHSLAGSSLLAHNEFGLRPRSSAPPCAQSQSLLHSVNAVKGSQPDFEDGNKHDRGSSPDMGGADDDNGQGQIKDADKSEESEKEEERKEKAKIVGGSWRAKWAFGGGLEMNGTPKMGAGARGVRSQTPKTVPVQKVGAGGMRAVSSTLSLVKRREAMSVGGSSRVLKNRPVNVVFPRGEESEAARFGLATPTRAPSVASVSASRKVETGSMAVEGNGMEMKMKVAVKQFGFGRGGREGHEDDKGGAGEEEQVEEEGEGEEIGSFTPSPERKPLFPRFSVGGGAPPRSLSPRNSPNDIPTAVSHPSISRSRLKSNYNTISSIALKDTPQGEQKQRQRQAKQQQARPGLCFVRRDQDGSDDVDENTCRRMSQSGREKTPVSGTTLGRLERYRFEKVTVRK, from the exons ATGGGCATATCAggtctcctccccctcctgaAAGAGGTATCCGTACATGGCCATATCTCAGAGTTTAAGGGCAAAAA ACTTGCTGTCGAT GGGTATGTGTGGCTCCATAAAGGCGCATTCGGCTGTGCAGAGGATCTTgtcaaagggaagaagagcacaAA ATTTGTCGAGTATGCAATGTATCGTGTTAGGTTCTTACGGCATCATGGGATAGAACCGTTCTTGGTGTTCGATGGAGGCCCGTTACCTGCAAAGAAGGGAACCGAAGTTTCGCGAGCCAA GACAAGATTGGAGAATTTGGAAAAAGCTAGATCATTAGAAGCGCAAGGTCGAATGAAAGAGGCGAAGGAGGCATATACCCGATGTGTGGACGTCACCCCAGAAATGGCATATCAGCTTATCAAA GCTTTGAGGGCGGAAAACGTCGATTATGTGGTGGCGCCTTATGAAGCAGACGCGCAGTTATGTTTCCTTGAGCGCGAGGGGTATGTAGATGGGATTATCACTGAAGACTCTGATTTGCTCGTATTTGGGTGTAAAAAG GTCATATTCAAACTTGATAAGGACGGGCAATGTGTTTGGATTCATCGTGATCGGCTGGCGATGGTGAGAGAGTTCCCGATGCATGGGTGGACGGATGTGCATTTCAGGCGAATGGCA ATGCTTTCAGGGTGTGATTATCTCGATTCGATACCCGGTATCGGTATCAAAACCGCTCACCGTCTTATGCGGCGTTTCAATTCTGTTGAAAAG CTCCTCCAACACATCCGCCTGGAAGGCACTTACCTCGTCCCACCAACATATCTCTCCGATTTTGCCCAAGCCGAACTCGCTTTTCTCTACCAAAGGGTATACGATCCCTCTCTCGGCCGTCTCGTGCATCTAAACCCCCTCCCACCTGCGAGCACTGGTTTCCAACTGGGGGACGAGGGGGAAAAGTGGGTGGGTGTcgatgtggaggaagggcttgcaaggaggatggcgagggGAGATGTTCATCCCGAGACGGGGATGGGGATCGTGGATGCGTGGCCAGAGTTTGCGAGTGGGGCTGAAGGAGCTGGGGGAGCGGAGGAAAAGTGGGGGAGTGGTAGCGGTGTCGGTAATCTGGGAGAGAAGCGACAAGCAAAAGCTGAAGGGGTGCATGTGCAAGGACCGATGGACGCGTTTATTACAA GGTACAAGAAACCGAAACATCGCCATCCTAAGCACGACTGTCCTGATTATCTCGACCATTCCAACCGTGAGCAACAACAAATCAAGTCAAAGCTTGCCCCAATCCATCAGCCGGTGGGTACGTACACCTCTGGCGCTTCGCGGCTATCCGATCAACTTGCTCTGCGACCTTTAGCTGAGAATGTTATGGGAGATGGTGAGAGAGGATGTACGGCagaaaaggtggaggtgatgaGCAAGTTTTTTGGGGGAAGGGGCAAGAGGCAGCAGGTTcggaaaaggcaaaaggaagaagtggatggggatgggagtgaagagaagattgaactcaaatgggaagaggaagaagaagaagggggagggCGCATACATTCGCTATCGCATTCTCTGACGTCTACCTCAACACCGACACGTATCCAGCAAGGACGACGGTCACCATCCCCGGCCATATCATCCCTCATCTCTAGCTCACCTCCGGCCCCACCTCGAATTGCAAGCCAGTCTTGCCTTTCCTCCCAAAGCTgttctccttgtccctcaccttctctttccccggtcatctctccttccttttcttcctgctCACGACAAAGGTTTATATCGCAGACGCAATATATCACGAGCCCCCCAGCGGCAGAGTGCTCGTCCCCGCCTGTACTTGATTTCCCATTTTCCTCGCTTGCCGAAGGGGAACAAGTAAAGCAAGAGGTAAACGTGGGGCGGCcgtggaagaaggagacgGAAACGGAAACGTTTGAGCCGGGCTCATCTTTTGGGACTCTTGTACCGCCCACTTCATCCCCTACTGCCCCTCTTCCGCTTTCGCTTTCGCTTTCGTCTACGCTTCCCCCAACCCATCGCCTATCAAATCAGAGGTACGAAGCCGCTGGACATTCTTTGGCTGGTAGTTCTCTCCTCGCGCATAATGAATTCGGTCTACGGCCTCGTTCATCTGCCCCGCCTTGCGCCCAGTCTCAATCGCTACTCCACAGTGTGAACGCGGTGAAAGGTAGTCAACCAGACTTTGAAGATGGCAACAAGCACGACAGGGGATCCTCTCCAGATATGGGTGGGGCGGATGATGACAATGGACAAGGGCAGATCAAGGATGCGGATAagagcgaggagagcgagaaggaagaggagaggaaggagaaggccaagattGTTGGAGGTTCCTGGCGCGCAAAGTGGGCCTTTGGTGGTGGTCTTGAGATGAATGGTACCCCCAAGATGGGTGCTGGGGCCAGGGGGGTACGATCGCAGACGCCAAAGACGGTGCCGGTCCAGAAGGTAGGCGCAGGGGGCATGCGAGCCGTGAGTTCGACTTTGAGTTTGGTGAAAAGACGGGAGGCTATGAGTGTAGGGGGGAGTTCGAGGGTGTTGAAGAATCGGCCGGTGAATGTCGTTTTCCCCAGGGGAGAGGAAAGCGAAGCGGCGAGGTTTGGATTGGCAACACCGACTCGTGCACCGTCAGTGGCGTCCGTATCAGCATCAAGGAAGGTAGAGACGGGATCGATGGCGGTAGAGGGGAatgggatggagatgaagatgaaggtggcGGTCAAGCAGtttggatttggaaggGGCGGAAGGGAAGGACATGAGGATGATAAGGGCGGggctggagaagaagagcaagtagaggaggaaggtgaaggagaggaaataGGGTCGTTCACTCCTTCGCCGGAACGAAAGCCGTTATTTCCCCGTTTCTCTGTTGGCGGCGGTGCGCCTCCTCGTTCATTATCGCCTCGAAATTCGCCAAACGATATTCCTACCGCTGTCagccatccatccatctcccgCTCTCGTCTCAAATCGAATTATAATACCATCTCCAGCATCGCCTTGAAAGATACTCCTCAAGGGGAGCAGaagcaaaggcaaaggcaggcgaagcagcagcaggcaAGACCGGGACTCTGCTTTGTGCGGCGCGATCAAGATGGCAGTGATGATGTGGACGAGAATACATGTCGGCGAATGAGCCAGTCGGGTAGGGAGAAGACCCCTGTATCAGGGACGACGTTGGGGAGGTTGGAAAGGTACAGGTTTGAAAAGGTGACCGTTCGAAAGTGA